GGGTTTTATTTtgacccatggttgggtaaaatactAACATTTCACACAGCTATTTAACCCAGTGGTTATTTAACCCATATTTTACCCAGCCATGGTTTGCTGAAGCTACACAATgttgttactttttaaagtatatgattcattcattcataaagCGGACATGTGACGTGGCTAAAAAGCACATTATCTTGTGTATTTTGGTGTTATGCTATGTGTTCATGTGGTTAAAggttaaaaaacaaattattttctgATTATTTTTGCTCTTCTATGCCCCACCTTTCTGAAACGCGTACATTTTTACAAAGCTTGTCGTTCTGAAAAGCATagtctgctctgattggccaggtATCCAATGTGTTTTAATTGGACGAATACCTCAAGCGCGTGATGGAAATGTTACGACCCTTACCAGATTTGGAAGATCAGCCTCAAAGCACATGGCGGCGGCAACAATACTACAGCGAGAATAAATATTacgtcattttttttttgcatatacatTTGGGTGGTGTTATGCAAATCTTCCCATGTAGATATGCGTGAATGAGGCATTTTAGGAAGGCATGGATTAGCTTTCACTTTTAGAAAGAATATCTCTTTCGGTTTAAaactttgggccctattttaacgatctaagcgcattgtctaaagcgcacagcacacggtctaaatgggcgtgtccgatgccacttttgctaatttaacgacgggaaaaatggtttgtgcgccgagcgcatggtcgaaaagggttgttcctatttttCTAATGAGTAaggggtgtgttttgggcgtaacatgcaataaaccaatgagagtcttatctctcatcctctttaaaagccagttgcgctggcgctatgtctaatccctatttagatgacggaccttgtaaactgaaaaactaagcggaggaagaagacccccagtttgagaataACGttgaaaaatgtgttgttttcattttattgcatttttttattaaaacctttattttctttcagtcatagaagtataaatatcaggcttttaattgctgtaaatgtattgatattcTACATAATCactgtaatctcataaaataatttgcaaatatgcaagaaaaggtttgtactctaaaaatacaaacaagagataaagaatttacaaacgtgcggagagccgaagcgtttcagcactcgaACAGCGCCATAggatttttacaaagcattacttaaaatgtttctcatcatatccacaggtacagagtcatcctATACAAGAAATCCGTAagatagcatttaaaaatatatgcatttgtttaaagcaaagcatttatttacttaccaggctacaggtgaagcaaaattgtgccttctaacgtctcataatcgatcctcatttatgtccaagagactcaataataatcttttacattcaatcctttaatctttcatatttaaaagtgtttttgtcgtcccgtttataggcgcatattactaatgcgctctttaaataacaaaaacaatattgcgccattgactttagagcaggtttttgttggtcaatggggttgtctattttagttgcttcAAAATAGctatgcacctgaacacacttagttttcagaccagaacgcccatgggcgcaaaactGGGCACaagtgcatttgctatttaaacaacaaggcgctaaacgtgaaaatgataattgcgcagaGTTGTAagtagcaaaagacacttgcgtcgcgcattgcgccagGTGTATGAAGAGCCCTTTATCTTTGCGACTATACGGATCTTGCACAAACAGCTATTAATGCTCCGCAGACAAAGGAAAACATAAAATCACATcgtatgacccctttaaaccaAAACAAATTCCTTTTTTTCACATGAATTTGTTTAAAATGCATTCCTGCATTTAACTGTATAGATTCCTGTACTCCTGCATCATCCTTTTCATTTAAAGTCCATCATGTGCGTCTGAACTTGTGTATGATGCTGACCCTCTTCTCTCCTACATAGCTGGTCGACATCCTGATCACACGGGAGCAGCAGCAGATATCGTGCTGTGGACCGCCAGTCAGGAATCTATACTGTACAAGGTAAAACACAAAGTAAATGAGGGAAAACTCATCATACAGAAGGAAGGATACTATTCGGTCTACTCCAAGGTGCACTTCAAGGAGAACAGCACCTCTTTCAGCCACTCTGTCCTGCGGATTTCACCTCGCTACCCCGGTGAGATCCTGCTTCTCCAGTCTAGCAGGTTGCATCCTAAACCCATGAGACCAGGAACCCTGGACAACAGCTATCTCAGCGGAGTCTTTCATCTGTTCGAAGGTGATGCGCTTTTCGTCAGGGTCAAAAACTGTATTATTGTGTTGTCAAATTCGGCTGAGAACTACTTTGGTGTGTTCATGGTTTAGACCAGGGGTCCCTCAGAAGGTTCCAAGGGGTCCCCAGAAAACATAGAGTTAAAACCGAACAAAACAGAAAGTGTATGGCAAttatttaagtttgtaaacagtTTGCTGTCTTTATAATAAATTCTTTATTAAAAGACATGGATTAGGAATGAGGTCCCTCTGGGTTCATGATTTGTGGGGGTTCCTGCCATCAAATGTGCAGAAGATGTCAAAAACAAGCACATGGGTGAATCTGatgaaaaattaataaatgtgcAATAAGTAATTTTTAGTCATGTTATAAAAAATCcgttatattatatttttgataAAGTGTACTacgaaaacattaaaaataaaaaataaaaaaactccaCAAAATCTTGAACAAAAagctattttattttaaacttgCAGAAAAATGGCCCAGTCGACAGACATTTAAGAAGTCTTTGTTTTTAACAAGATATTCAATCGTATTGTTCATAACAGACCGCTTTGTAAATGCAGTGCAAGCTTTTCAAAGAGTGGCCAACAACAAACCCGCAGCTCATGAATAAAAtctcatttcacatttaaaagAGCGTTTATGCTAAAGTGGTCATACATTATGACTGTTGTTGGCTCAGAAAACTTTAATGTTATAAGCTAACTTTGAATGGAAAACAATATAAGATATGACTCGCATCCAGACTCCAGTCATAGCAGTTTCtaggacagtggttctcaaactttttcggcgTGCAGCCCCCCTTGTGCACGGTGCAtcccttcgcggccccccaaagaaaatgtatgacgtAAAACATCCTAAAACCTTTACTTGTTAAGTATAACAATACTTTATACTTTATTAGTCCCATCGCTGGGAAATTTGTTTTGGAAATAGTccaaaaaccaatacataccattcacaaaatgttacatgcattaaaagaaacaagttgtgaaaaataagtaaattaaaaacacaattgcattatttcacattatttaatCTTTCAGTAGGAACAAATTTGTTGTTAAGACCTGTACATCAAGATCGTACTGCTTTCCCACACAAAAATGTGGGTAAAATTTGGGTTAAAAAACACTGGGTTAAATAAccgtatttttttaaattaaacaaaatatataaacttataCAACATATttctgttggttagtagccatATTTTTTAAGGGTTAATTATACAGAATTTacgaaataattgcattttaaaaaagtgtcataaaactggcccccagtttgagaaccactggtttagaaaacatttttattctaCATAAATTAGGGGGAGGAGTCATCATGCTGTGATCACATGACCAGATGCATCTTGTTAGAGTATTGTAGTGATGACGTATTGTTGTAGGCCAACCAAGTTAGCATCGCTGATGAATATAAAGTTGTAAAAATCATGAGTGTGAGGTGTTAGTCCAATCAAACATGAAAAACATATAGGTCATGttaaagggcccatattatgcaaaatccacctttacaaggtgtttggacataaatgtgtgttttcagtgtatgaacacaaccaccctacaatgaaaaaaataccCTCTCCTCATTTTTTAATTCCTGTTAAACCAAAGCaatctcattagacatgctgttttgattgtcttgttaatgtgacgtcacactgataaagcacCGCCCATTGCCACTGACTGGAaactttacccaaaagcttttctaagtgtgttttttagtttttttactggcaagatagtgaggagctgtagctcatttgcatttaaaggtagaGCCATTAAAACAGCtcgtttttgctcccacccaaataagggcattttggacatgctataaaaatgatctgtggggtactttaaacttcacagacacattctaggcacacctgtgacttatattacatcttgtaaaatgaTATTCGCCTTGCAccttttattatcatttttaagAAGAGGCCGCAAACGTATTTTTTCTCCCAGGCGTTTTAATCAAATTTTACTactttgttattttagtttattgTCTTCcatgttgttttattcaaattttattgtatttttatttattattattattttttatactcTGTTCAGCTTTCCTGTgtttaaatgtgctatataaataaaacttactaacttacttacttacttacagaccttaatttatgcatttaaccaaaaacccatttaaaaaaagaaaacctaTTTACGATGGACATGAAAGTGTCAAAATGCTTGCTTCCGGGTTTTGGTTGACGAAACTATGTCATGACCGCAGCACTCTATTCCAGTTAATGAAGAGAAATACATGAATCATGTCAGTATACAGTGTGTATAGTGTTTAAGACCTCTGCCCAATCAGCTGTTTAGAAAGACAAATAAGACATAAACATGAAAACTTTTGATGCAGCTTTATTTTCTTCTGTACATAAAAGACTGCATCTGCAATGTACTGGGCCACATTTAGTTGGTGTTTGTAAATATTGCATTTGACTTGTAATAGGCACACtgtaattaaagtaaaaaagcaTAACTTGTTTCTgtttcaaaagatattttgtacaatgtCTGTTCCACCAAAGCGTTACAGTGTTGAATGTAATGAGGTCAGTGCACAATGGGTTAATAACACCTTGACATTTCACTTGATCATTGACAGATATCTGAGTATAGTAGCCCACTGTCATATAGATTAATAAGAGATTATAGCTTATTTTGCACATCTTTTTACTATTTGAAATGAATTTGTTAACTATTTAATTAAACTATAATTAATTCTCTTTAGGTATTTATACGTCTTAAATTTGGTGGGAAGTGTTCATGCATTTGATCCCATGATCGACATTTTCTCCTCAAATCACTAGTGGGATCATGTTGTAAACTTTACAGGAACAGTTCACCCAACACATGAAACTCCTGTCATTTTTATGCcaattttgtatataaaaaaatccGAAATTGAAGCATAGACATACTGTACATAGATGACAATCCCCATTTGCCCCACTGCTCAGATTCCATTACTCCACTTTGTCTGCcatattaaacaaaacattttagcccttttcacacagactaTGGAAAATATGCGTAAAATGTGTCTGGGATTTGTCcggggatcgtttgattttggtttattcacactgccaattATTTTCCAGAATCCGTGCGTGTGTTTACACAAATCCTTTAAAGATTCTGTAAAGACGTGACATGTATTGTGTTTGCAATCGTGCACTTgcgctgtaaaaaaaatgcagcatgaagttaaaacatcttggttcaagtcaattcaacctactattttaagttttggcttgtaaaatcaagttgaaattgtttatcttattttttttaagttaaagtaacataaaatgtaTGTTGATTTGAAAAAAGTGGAGGATTTTGGTGTGGTGGAATTTTTCTGCAACGTTGTGATTTTGCTTATTATCTGTGATTGAGACCACGTGCATTTTTCATTATAGTAAGATCATAAACTAGTGCATGGCATGCTTTTCTATAAAATTTGTCATCGTAAATTTGCTTATTATCCTGAAGCACCTTGCCAGGAAGATGTCAATAACAACAAAAGAAATTGGTTTTCACACGTGGCATAACCAAGCATGTGTGCACCAGTTTAAATGGTCACCATCAACTTTTTTTGTGACTTTTTGTTTATTACTTTTCTGCAATTGTTTATCTTTTAATGAGATGATGTGCAGGTTcaccatttttaaaacaaaatgtttgttaaattctttttatttaattaaataaaaaatcaattcaacctactattttaagttttggcttgtaaaatcaagttgaaattatagttatagtaacataaaatatatagttGGATTTTGGTGTGGTGGATTTTTTTCTGCAACGTCGTAAATTTGCTTATTATCTGTGATTTCGAGACCACGCGCATACATTattcattataataagatcatAAACTAGGGCATGACATGCTTTTCTATAAAAAATTGCCGTAAATTTGCTTATTatccgtgattttgaaaacatgCTCATGCATTTTTCATTATAATAAGATAATAAAGTAGTGCATGacatgtttaaagggacactccagttttttttaaaataggcTAATTTCACAGCCCCCttagaattaaacatttgatttttaccgttttggaatccattcagctgatctccgggcctggcggtaccacttttagcatactgtagcttagcacaatccattaaatctgattagacgaTTAGCATTGcgcctaaaaaaataaccaaatagtttcgatattttatttaaaacttgagtcttctgtggttgcatcgtgtactaggacagacggaaaattaaaagttggcgTAGTAATCAGGGACTTTGCTGACATGGCATGGCTGCGGGAGACGCGGTGGTGTtgcgcactgcctgaaaatagtcccctgctattgaaagttaccaaggccactattttcaggcagtatgtaatatcactacgcctgcagccatgttacagcagcaaaatccttgattattacgccagaatgagagtatagttcctacccatatctgcctagaaaatcacttcttttaattttctgtcagtcttagtacacgatgtaactacagaagagtcaagttttaaatgggaaaaatatcaaaactctttggtcattttttagcatgatgctaatggtctaatcagattcaatggattgtgctaagctatgctaaaagtgctagcgtcaGACcgggagatcggctgaatggattccggAATGGTGGAAATCGGATGTTtagctctaggggagctgaaataTTAGCATATTTATAGagaagtggagtgtccctttaagctgtCGATAGATTTCAGTTTCACCTCGAATAGCGTTgcgctccctgatctctgcttcttttcagtttgcagacattttttgttataaatgttgatctgcatttaAACCCCCATGTCAAAGTGCTGAATGATAACTTCACGTTGCGATGACACGCGCTTCACGGCACGCCCCTTgcggcattgtttctgccttTTGTTTACACAGGACGGGTTCCAGAACTGTAATGTCAATTACTACGTCACCATTACGGAACGATCCCGAAATCAATTACGAGAaatgtttgcgttcacacagaaggcACACAGGCTTGGCAAATTTATGGGATTTTTTTGGGATCAATGTGCTGTG
This window of the Misgurnus anguillicaudatus chromosome 19, ASM2758022v2, whole genome shotgun sequence genome carries:
- the tnfsf14 gene encoding tumor necrosis factor ligand superfamily member 14 produces the protein MVQGGVKYPSIFTVDGGTRPPPLPPKPGRRQRSGVVQTLLVILVSVALFGMLVEACLIYNLYISKENTLSDAPMTDMRKQEKEDATTSKAKPRGQMNPPKPMAHLNTGRHPDHTGAAADIVLWTASQESILYKVKHKVNEGKLIIQKEGYYSVYSKVHFKENSTSFSHSVLRISPRYPGEILLLQSSRLHPKPMRPGTLDNSYLSGVFHLFEGDALFVRVKNCIIVLSNSAENYFGVFMV